From one Gracilibacillus salinarum genomic stretch:
- the pyrE gene encoding orotate phosphoribosyltransferase has translation MLKSKELAYALYDIDAIQIRPDRSFVWTSGIQSPIYCDNRLTMSYPEIRQQIVEQFAQMIEQMDEKPDVIAGCATAGIPHAAWLASYLDLPMVYVRSKPKGHGKQNQIEGKISEGDKVIVIEDLISTGGSSLDSAVVLKEAGAKVLSVLAIFSYGLQKADNQFNAAGIPFATISNFDVLADTLVENDKITEAEKTDLLQWRNELGNN, from the coding sequence ATGCTTAAATCAAAAGAGTTGGCATATGCTTTGTATGATATTGATGCCATTCAAATACGTCCTGATCGTTCTTTCGTCTGGACATCAGGAATTCAGTCACCTATATATTGTGACAATCGCTTAACCATGTCTTATCCGGAAATAAGACAGCAAATCGTTGAACAGTTTGCGCAAATGATCGAACAGATGGATGAAAAACCTGATGTTATCGCTGGTTGCGCAACAGCAGGCATTCCACATGCCGCTTGGTTAGCTTCATATCTAGATTTACCAATGGTTTATGTAAGATCAAAACCTAAAGGACATGGTAAACAAAACCAGATTGAAGGAAAAATTTCTGAAGGTGATAAGGTAATTGTCATTGAAGACTTGATCTCAACTGGAGGATCTTCATTAGATAGTGCTGTGGTATTAAAGGAAGCAGGGGCCAAGGTATTAAGTGTTTTAGCTATTTTTAGTTATGGTTTGCAAAAGGCTGATAATCAATTTAATGCTGCTGGTATTCCATTTGCAACAATCAGCAATTTCGATGTACTTGCAGATACACTAGTTGAAAATGACAAAATCACCGAAGCAGAAAAAACAGATTTATTACAATGGCGGAATGAATTAGGAAATAACTAA
- a CDS encoding polysaccharide deacetylase family protein, producing the protein MKKKLLWSGLAICCLMFLAIGGYKLMNAREFQLFGELTAKVETDEKIVALTFDDGPSENVPGILSLLDEYQAKATFFLIGQDIAKYPEMAKAIVDAGHQIGNHSYTHTRMVVKSPAFVKKELSLTDDLIRDAGYEGDIDFRPPFGKKLVVLPWMLNNQKRETIMWNIEPDTYASSVEEKVKYVLDNIEKGSIILLHPMYDDGEELQVMETILKELTEQNYRFVTIDELQKHANEN; encoded by the coding sequence ATGAAAAAGAAATTACTTTGGAGCGGTTTGGCTATATGCTGTTTAATGTTCCTAGCTATAGGTGGATATAAACTAATGAATGCGCGGGAATTTCAATTATTCGGTGAATTAACAGCTAAAGTGGAAACTGATGAAAAGATTGTTGCTCTAACTTTTGATGATGGACCGTCTGAGAACGTTCCAGGAATTTTATCGTTATTGGATGAATATCAGGCTAAGGCAACTTTTTTTCTGATTGGACAAGATATAGCGAAATATCCTGAAATGGCCAAGGCTATTGTTGATGCTGGACATCAGATCGGAAATCATAGCTATACGCATACCAGAATGGTAGTCAAATCCCCAGCGTTTGTAAAGAAGGAATTATCCTTAACAGATGATTTAATTAGAGACGCCGGATACGAAGGTGACATTGATTTTCGTCCGCCATTTGGTAAAAAACTTGTCGTTTTGCCATGGATGCTGAACAATCAGAAGAGGGAAACAATCATGTGGAATATTGAACCGGATACATATGCGAGCTCAGTAGAAGAAAAAGTGAAATATGTACTCGATAACATAGAAAAAGGATCCATTATCTTGCTCCATCCAATGTATGATGACGGAGAGGAATTACAAGTGATGGAAACAATCTTAAAAGAACTAACAGAACAAAACTACCGCTTTGTTACAATAGACGAACTACAAAAGCATGCAAACGAAAATTAG